One Pseudorhodoplanes sinuspersici DNA segment encodes these proteins:
- the ampC gene encoding class C beta-lactamase — MHIERQELSLPSRPYLKIAATLFVSTLSGLSPTLAAPQDQDAKVRQVIDDAIKPLLKQYAIPGMAVGVTIDGKRTFVEYGDASINPKVAVTRDTLFELGSISKTFTSTLAAYAEVEGKLSLKERVSAVMPALKGSALDHVRVLDLATHTAGGFPLQLPGDVKTEKQLIAYFKSWKPQYTPGTHRVYANPSVGLLGMVTAKAMGAPFQTLAERLFAEIGLKRTYIAVPAAEMKSYAWGYSRDNKPSRVSPALLAIEAYGVKSNAVDMLRYLEANMGVGAVPPKVARALEATHTGYFRAGELIQDLIWEQYPWPVTPEKLAAGNTVQMGRANSHPATAIDPPMAPRGDVLVNKTGSTNGFGAYVAFVPEKKIGIVMLANRIYPNDVRAKAALQVLSRLTQ, encoded by the coding sequence ATGCATATCGAACGGCAGGAGCTGTCTTTGCCATCGCGACCTTATCTGAAAATTGCAGCGACGCTTTTCGTCTCCACCCTTTCCGGCCTCTCTCCCACCCTCGCCGCGCCGCAGGATCAGGACGCCAAGGTACGGCAGGTTATCGACGACGCGATCAAGCCGCTCCTCAAGCAATACGCCATTCCCGGAATGGCTGTCGGCGTGACGATCGACGGCAAGCGCACTTTCGTCGAGTACGGCGATGCCTCGATCAATCCGAAAGTTGCCGTCACGCGAGACACGCTGTTCGAACTCGGCTCGATCAGCAAGACATTCACCTCGACCTTGGCGGCCTATGCCGAGGTGGAGGGCAAGCTGTCGTTGAAGGAGCGCGTCAGCGCAGTCATGCCCGCATTGAAAGGCAGCGCGCTCGACCATGTGCGCGTGCTCGATCTTGCGACGCATACGGCCGGCGGTTTCCCGCTGCAATTGCCCGGCGATGTGAAGACCGAAAAGCAGCTCATCGCCTATTTCAAGTCATGGAAGCCGCAATACACGCCCGGCACCCATCGCGTCTATGCCAATCCAAGCGTCGGCCTTCTCGGCATGGTCACGGCGAAAGCCATGGGTGCGCCGTTTCAAACGCTGGCGGAACGCCTGTTCGCCGAAATCGGGCTCAAGCGAACCTATATCGCCGTGCCCGCAGCGGAGATGAAATCCTACGCGTGGGGATATTCGCGCGACAACAAGCCGAGCCGGGTGTCTCCCGCCTTGCTTGCGATCGAAGCGTATGGCGTGAAATCGAATGCCGTCGACATGCTTCGCTATCTCGAAGCGAATATGGGCGTCGGCGCTGTGCCGCCGAAAGTCGCACGCGCGTTGGAGGCGACCCATACCGGCTATTTCCGCGCCGGCGAACTGATTCAGGATCTGATCTGGGAGCAATATCCCTGGCCGGTGACGCCGGAGAAGCTGGCTGCCGGCAACACGGTGCAAATGGGCCGGGCGAATTCGCATCCTGCGACCGCGATCGATCCGCCGATGGCGCCGCGCGGCGATGTGCTCGTCAACAAGACCGGATCGACCAACGGCTTCGGCGCCTATGTCGCGTTCGTGCCCGAAAAGAAAATCGGCATCGTCATGCTGGCGAATAGGATCTATCCGAACGATGTGCGGGCCAAGGCGGCGTTGCAGGTGTTGTCGCGCCTGACGCAATGA
- a CDS encoding cyclase family protein — MKCIASGVVMSVVFFTLTAAQAQAPSWTVPPENARCPSKWGAADERGSANHMKPQAVLNAVKLIKAGEVIELGHVLNDKMPFFGTRRFDVHAKRTFMNEFSNMRGSNEEIVITEIGQVGTQFDAFAHQTHLNSWYNCFKVDDNATRGGFNKLGVHNVGSLIARGVLIDVAGYKGVDMLGDNYEITVEDLEGALKKQNVTLQPGDAIIINTGWGKLWAKDNARYVKSCPGIGVKAAEWLAAKDPLLLGSDNWPVEVAPNPDKQLSLPVHQLALVVNGIHLLENLKLDELAAKQAYEFAFIMQPLKVQGGSGSTVAPIAVR, encoded by the coding sequence ATGAAATGCATCGCTTCCGGTGTTGTGATGTCTGTCGTCTTTTTCACACTCACCGCTGCACAGGCCCAGGCGCCATCCTGGACCGTTCCGCCTGAGAATGCCCGCTGCCCGTCGAAATGGGGTGCTGCCGACGAGCGCGGGTCGGCCAATCATATGAAGCCGCAGGCCGTGCTCAACGCGGTCAAGCTGATCAAGGCCGGCGAGGTGATCGAGCTCGGTCATGTGCTGAACGACAAGATGCCGTTCTTCGGCACGCGGCGATTCGACGTTCATGCCAAGCGCACATTCATGAATGAGTTTTCGAACATGCGCGGCAGCAACGAGGAGATCGTCATAACCGAGATCGGTCAGGTGGGCACACAGTTCGACGCCTTCGCGCATCAGACGCATCTCAACAGCTGGTACAATTGTTTCAAGGTCGACGACAATGCAACACGTGGCGGCTTCAACAAGCTCGGCGTGCACAATGTCGGTTCGCTGATCGCGCGCGGCGTGCTGATCGATGTCGCCGGCTACAAGGGCGTCGATATGCTCGGAGACAATTACGAGATCACGGTCGAGGATCTCGAAGGTGCGCTCAAGAAGCAGAACGTGACGCTGCAACCGGGCGACGCGATCATCATCAATACCGGCTGGGGCAAGCTGTGGGCCAAGGATAACGCCCGCTATGTCAAATCATGTCCGGGCATCGGCGTGAAGGCTGCCGAATGGCTGGCGGCGAAGGACCCGCTGCTGCTCGGTTCGGACAATTGGCCGGTGGAAGTCGCGCCCAATCCGGACAAGCAATTGTCGCTGCCGGTGCATCAGCTCGCGCTGGTGGTCAACGGCATCCATCTCTTGGAAAATCTCAAGCTCGACGAGCTGGCGGCGAAACAGGCCTACGAGTTCGCGTTCATCATGCAGCCGCTGAAGGTGCAGGGCGGCTCGGGCTCGACCGTCGCGCCGATCGCGGTGCGGTAA
- a CDS encoding type II toxin-antitoxin system VapC family toxin, which translates to MTIDLGASLRRIKPEKHQVRLSLRPPQELVAAADIAGVGRAALLADTNVYIHSAAGTLPAAVEVLLDRGLLFHCTVCIGELTTGVANSDPTRPSWAAVRDYYLDLIEHFPSTRLLTPDDDIWAEAGLIAGTLARAQGYQRHQRKECLNDALIFLTAAKAGLPVLTSNRDEFDLIQQVASRGTFIHY; encoded by the coding sequence TTGACTATTGATCTCGGTGCCAGTCTGCGCCGGATCAAGCCGGAGAAGCACCAAGTCCGACTCTCATTGCGCCCGCCGCAAGAACTCGTTGCTGCGGCCGACATTGCCGGTGTCGGCCGCGCAGCGCTGTTAGCCGACACAAATGTCTACATTCATTCGGCGGCCGGCACATTGCCAGCCGCTGTCGAAGTCCTCCTTGATCGAGGCCTCCTCTTTCACTGCACAGTGTGCATTGGGGAATTGACGACCGGTGTTGCGAACAGTGATCCGACCCGACCCAGTTGGGCAGCAGTTCGTGACTATTACCTGGATCTCATCGAGCATTTTCCGTCAACGCGGCTGCTGACACCCGACGATGATATTTGGGCCGAGGCCGGCCTGATCGCGGGTACACTCGCACGGGCGCAAGGGTATCAACGCCATCAGCGCAAAGAGTGTCTCAATGACGCGCTTATCTTCTTGACCGCCGCCAAGGCCGGCTTGCCCGTGCTCACATCCAACCGCGACGAGTTCGATCTCATTCAACAAGTCGCCTCGCGCGGTACATTTATCCACTACTGA